One window of the Clostridia bacterium genome contains the following:
- a CDS encoding spore coat protein, with protein sequence MQFSDKDILSDALATQKFLVSSYNLAITECANPQLRQDFMSIWQEEQNLHRQVFDAMSARGWYQINQASPQDVAQVQRHFQTSASPAGGYQFR encoded by the coding sequence GTGCAGTTCTCGGATAAGGACATCTTGAGCGATGCCCTGGCCACGCAGAAGTTCCTGGTTTCCTCCTACAACCTCGCCATCACCGAGTGCGCCAATCCCCAGTTGCGCCAGGATTTCATGTCCATCTGGCAGGAGGAGCAGAACCTGCACCGCCAGGTTTTCGACGCCATGTCCGCCCGGGGTTGGTACCAGATCAACCAGGCCAGCCCGCAGGACGTGGCCCAGGTTCAGCGGCACTTCCAAACCTCGGCCTCGCCGGCCGGAGGTTACCAGTTCCGCTAG
- a CDS encoding spore coat protein has protein sequence MANFTQPELQQLRENLSSELLVISKLANFAAQIDDPQLKQMCLNMQRTHERHRDMLLRHLGAGQPVM, from the coding sequence ATGGCCAACTTTACCCAGCCCGAACTGCAGCAGTTGCGGGAGAACCTCAGCAGCGAGCTGTTGGTAATCAGCAAACTGGCCAACTTCGCCGCCCAAATTGACGACCCGCAGCTCAAGCAGATGTGTTTGAACATGCAGAGGACACACGAGCGGCACCGGGACATGCTGCTCCGGCACCTGGGCGCCGGGCAGCCGGTAATGTGA